DNA from Leptospira mayottensis 200901116:
GATCGGGAAGTTCTCCGTTTTGCGCCATAAATTTTCCGAGCGCGAAAGATTGATCCTTTCCGTGTTGTGTTAAGAGATCGTAGTTTTCACCCCGGGAATTTGCCTGACCGTGACGAATTAGATGAACGAAAGACATGAGCAGCTAACGTTCCGTGGTAAATCTCGGATTTATAACCTCGACTTTTTCTTTTACGGTTTCCTTCACATGATTCCAATATCGCGAATTTTCCGAGGAAAGTTTTTCTTTACGGATTTTATCCCGTAGCTCTATATTCCAGGCATGAGCTATATTTTTCTTTTCGTTCAGTGTGGAAGGGATTACTAAATTCTTATTAAGAAGCTCAACAAGACGGCCCAATTCCTTATCCAGCAACTCTTCTCCCAAACGGATCTCCCGGGAAACAACCCCTAACATATTCCAACTTACTAATGTTTTATAGGAAAGTAGTTCCTTATCCTTAAATTGCGGCAACACTTCCTTCATTAGAAAATCCTGAATCGCTTCGAGCAAATCTGCGGACGTTGGTTTATCCTGCATTTTCTATGATCCTCATCGCTTCGTATTCCATTTCGCAAGCTCGTCTTCCGATCGCCGCGAGCTCTATTCCCTTATCCTTTCCGGAAAGATGTCGCTCCGCCTGACCGATACATCCGATCGCCCACCTGAGATTTCCCATCACTTCCCAATACGTGACCATTTCTGGATTAAGTTTGACACCCGAAACCTTTTCATACTCCTCGTAAAATTCGCTACGATCTGCAAACCCTCCCGCTTCCTTATTCAACTTACCAAATCTCCAATCCCGCATACAAAGCCACGTGAGATCCTCATGACGATCGCCCCAATGGGCAAACTCCCAGTCTACGATTCCCTGCAACCCTTCAGGAGTTACCATAAAATTTCCGGTTCTAAAATCCCCATGTATTAATACGACATCATCGGAAGGTTTCGCCTTCTTCTCCAACCAATTAAGAATCATCTCCATTGCAGGATAGGCATCTTTCATTCTTTCCAACTCCAATCGCAAAGAGCGAATCGATCCATTTGCGACGGTCTTATCGTTCGAATCCTGTCCCATCCAAAGTGTTTTTCTTAACGCTTCGTTTTTACAATCGGAAGGTTTTATAGAATGAAGTCTGGCAAGATTCTTAGCAAGATCAATAGTGAGTTGTTTTCTTACTTTATTAAGCGAAGGATCTTTGACGACATATCTTCCGATCGCTTTTCCGGAAATTTTTTGCATAAAGTAAAAAGGACTTCCGGTGACTCCACGATCCGTCTCCAACCAGAAAGGTTTCGGCGTATTGACTCCCGCATTATAAGCAAGATCACAAACTCCGAACTCGTCCTCTCGACTCAAAGACTCAAGAAGCGCCGCCCCCTTATCGGTTCTAAAGACCGTATCGTAAGAACCACTTTCCGGTCCGTCCAATACTTGAATTAGCGCGGCAAAGTTTTCCTGACAGGCTCCTCCGCTGAGAGACACCATGGAATGTATCTCAGTTTTTCCCTTCAATCTTTCGGAAAGATATCCTTCTAGAACGTTCTTTAATTCCGTATCGTTCATAACATTCCTTAATTCTAATATTAAAAATCGCTTTTCCCGCTGATCAGATTTCTTCCGATCACCATCTTATGGACCTCGGTCGGTCCGTCCGCGATTCTGGCTGCCCTCGCGTCCCTGTAGAACAATTCGAGTTTCATATCCCTTCCATATCCGTGTGAGCCGCAGATCTGAATCGCACGATCGATCGTTTTACAAAGAGTTTCGGAGACTTGCCACTTGGCCATCGATATGATATGTCTTGCATCTTCTCCAGCTCTCAAAGTATGTGCAGCTTTCAAAGTAAGCATATATCCAGATTCAATTTCAAGCGCGGACTCTGCAAACATCCATTGAATTCCCTGATGATCCGCAAGTTTTTGTCCGAACACTTCCCGTTTGAGTGCGTATTCTCTTGCGATCTCCATGGATCTTCTCGCAAGTCCGATCCATCTCATACAATGCGTGAGCCTTGCAGGACCGAGACGCTCTTGAGACCATTTGAATCCTTCGCCCACTCTTCCCAATATTGCGGACTCGGGAACCCGAACATTTTCGAATTTTAACTCGCAATGCCCTCCGGGACCATGAGAACCCATCACTCCGATTTCTCTCACCATAGTATAACCAGGCGTATTCGTTGGCACAAGAAACATCGTAGTCCTTCGAAAAGAATCGGCGACCTTAGACATCACGATCAAAAAGCTCGCACCGTTTGCACCCGTACAATACCATTTTTGTCCATTGATTACGTATTCGTTTCCGTCTTTTACCGCATTGGTAGTAAGAGTTTGAGGATCTGCCCCTGCTCCCGGCGGAGGTTCTGTCATCGCAAAAGCGGAACGAATTTTCCCTTGAATCAGCGGATCATAGTATTTTTCTTTTTGTTCTTTATTTGCCGCAATATGAAGGAGATGCATATTTCCTTCGTCAGGTGCATCGCAGTTACAAAGATAAGGAGCAATCGGAGAGCGTCCGAGTTCAGAAAAGATGATTGCTGTTCCAACCATATCGAGTCCGAGACCACCTTCAGATTTAGGAAGATGCGGGGTCCAAAGTCCTAGTTCTTTCACTCTTTTTCTGAGTTCCTCGGTGATTTTCTCAGGCATTCTACCATGATCATAGTCGTAATGAACTTCCGCCGGAATCGCATCATTCTCGACAAAGTCTCGGATTCTTTTTTTAATTTCTTCAACTTCCTTAGGTATCGTAAAATCCATATTTTTTCCTTCCCCGAAAGCATTGAACTTTACGGGATAATTTTTTTTCTTCTCGTATTTTTCGACAATCTCAGAGATCCCAGTTTGTATTTCCCAATATGATCCTTTCCAAATAGAGAAATTCATTCTTATACTTTACAGAAGTGATCACCTTTAGATGTTCTCCACAGTCGGTTCCTGAAAACTTCGAAGCGAAATCGCATTCTCATCCAAAAGCAAAACGAATCGCCAGAAAAATCTGGACAATCTTGAGATCAGAGATTTCAAAGCGAGACAACGAATTAGAGCATAGGCCTCTGGGGGAAATACCCCTCGATAGGAGAAATATAAAAAACAATCCCAAACAAACTCAAAATGAAAAAACTACAAGAACCCGACTCATTCAACCTATGTTTCATTTCTTAATGACCTCGAAGAATTATTTTAGATAAGATGTGAGTCAACAGCAATTTCCAAAGCTGTTTGAATACGGAACTGCACGCTCCTTTTCGTTCCTTCTTGAAAAAAAGTAGAAACTCCTTCTTTTTCTAAACTTAGAATTTTATAAATCACCTTAGAATTTGGCCTTCAGATTTTAGTTGATTCCGATTTCCAAAGCTTTGAATCTGGTGTAGACTTTCTAAGTAATCTTAGATCCCTAAAAACAACCAAAATCCTTGGAAGATTACAATTAAGGTCCGTTAAGAATTATGGAAATAACAGAATCTATGACCCATAAGCTGGGCGTCGAGTTCAAAGAATCCGATATTATCTTTGAGGAAAATCAGGAAGCGGAAGTGATGTACCTGATCGCCAAAGGAAAAGTAGGGATTCATAAAAAAGTGAAAGAAGCCTATAAACTCCTCGTAGAATTGAAAGAGGGGGATATGTTCGGCGAAATGGCACTCATTGATAAGACGCCTCGAAGTGCGAGGGCCGTTGCAAGGACGGACGTTTTACTCATAGCAATCAATAAGGATGCATTTTTCAATCTGATACGAACAAATCCCGGATTTTCCATGAAGATCGTTAAAATTC
Protein-coding regions in this window:
- a CDS encoding DUF6285 domain-containing protein, with the translated sequence MQDKPTSADLLEAIQDFLMKEVLPQFKDKELLSYKTLVSWNMLGVVSREIRLGEELLDKELGRLVELLNKNLVIPSTLNEKKNIAHAWNIELRDKIRKEKLSSENSRYWNHVKETVKEKVEVINPRFTTER
- a CDS encoding phosphotransferase family protein, translated to MNDTELKNVLEGYLSERLKGKTEIHSMVSLSGGACQENFAALIQVLDGPESGSYDTVFRTDKGAALLESLSREDEFGVCDLAYNAGVNTPKPFWLETDRGVTGSPFYFMQKISGKAIGRYVVKDPSLNKVRKQLTIDLAKNLARLHSIKPSDCKNEALRKTLWMGQDSNDKTVANGSIRSLRLELERMKDAYPAMEMILNWLEKKAKPSDDVVLIHGDFRTGNFMVTPEGLQGIVDWEFAHWGDRHEDLTWLCMRDWRFGKLNKEAGGFADRSEFYEEYEKVSGVKLNPEMVTYWEVMGNLRWAIGCIGQAERHLSGKDKGIELAAIGRRACEMEYEAMRIIENAG
- a CDS encoding acyl-CoA dehydrogenase family protein, which encodes MDFTIPKEVEEIKKRIRDFVENDAIPAEVHYDYDHGRMPEKITEELRKRVKELGLWTPHLPKSEGGLGLDMVGTAIIFSELGRSPIAPYLCNCDAPDEGNMHLLHIAANKEQKEKYYDPLIQGKIRSAFAMTEPPPGAGADPQTLTTNAVKDGNEYVINGQKWYCTGANGASFLIVMSKVADSFRRTTMFLVPTNTPGYTMVREIGVMGSHGPGGHCELKFENVRVPESAILGRVGEGFKWSQERLGPARLTHCMRWIGLARRSMEIAREYALKREVFGQKLADHQGIQWMFAESALEIESGYMLTLKAAHTLRAGEDARHIISMAKWQVSETLCKTIDRAIQICGSHGYGRDMKLELFYRDARAARIADGPTEVHKMVIGRNLISGKSDF
- a CDS encoding Crp/Fnr family transcriptional regulator, which produces MTHKLGVEFKESDIIFEENQEAEVMYLIAKGKVGIHKKVKEAYKLLVELKEGDMFGEMALIDKTPRSARAVARTDVLLIAINKDAFFNLIRTNPGFSMKIVKILTSRLRETNKTIATLLKADKKNLVTSALINFSQANGQQDGSNYRIPLNHFIKWAILRVGLEHQDLVSSIRLLVKDKMVEQIKEDPSTLIIRDSLFKYTVDT